The stretch of DNA ATCCGGCGCAGGAACCAGCCCAAGGCACCGCGGAACAACTCAGTCTTGATCAAGAACGCCGCGTTGCGCGGCAACATTCCGTACAGCAGCGGGCCGTCCACCAGCGAACTGTGGTTGGCCACCAGCACCAGCGGGCCGGTGCGCGGAATGCGCTCCGCGTGGTGGATCCGCACCCGGTAAGGCAGGCGCACCACGGTGGTGGCGATGAGCCGACCGACCCGGGCCAGCTTCGACGAGGACCCCTCGGGCAGGTCGATCGCGCTCAACGTGCTCCCTCCGCGCTTGCGAACAATCCGCGGCTTTCCACCATCTTCCACAGCTGCTCCAGCACACCGGCCACGTCGAGCTGGGTGGTGTCCAGCTCCACCGCGTCCTGCGCGATCCGCAGCGGCGAAACCGCACGTCCGGAGTCCAGCGCGTCCCGCCTGCTGACGTCCTCGTGCGCGCGGCCCACGTCGGATTCCCGCCCGGCTTCCCGGTCCTGCGTGCTGCGGCGCATCGCGCGGGCCTGCGACGACGCGGTCAGGTACACCTTCAGCCCGGCGTCCGGAGCCACCACCGTGCCGATGTCGCGGCCCTCCACGACCACGCCCCCGGGACGGGCGAGCGCCTCGCGGATCAGCCGCCGCTGCTCGTCCACCAGCAGCTCGCGCACGGCCGGGACCGCCGAAACCGCGGAAACCGCGCCGGTCACCTCCGGCCCGCGGATCTCCTCGCCGACGTCCTCGGCATCCAGCGCCACACCCGGGCGCAGCGGATCGGTCCCCATCACCGGCACCGCGCTCGCCGCGACACCCGCGACGGCCTCCGCGTCACCGATCACCACTCCGGCCCGTAGCACCGCCAGCGTGACCGCCCGGTACATCGCCCCGGTGTCGAGGTACGACGCCGACAGCGCCGAAGCCAGCTTCCGGGCCACCGTGGATTTCCCGGTGCCCGAGGGGCCGTCGAGGGCCACCACCCCTCGAAGCTCGGCGTGTGCCACGTCGAG from Saccharopolyspora sp. SCSIO 74807 encodes:
- the cmk gene encoding (d)CMP kinase, which gives rise to MAHAELRGVVALDGPSGTGKSTVARKLASALSASYLDTGAMYRAVTLAVLRAGVVIGDAEAVAGVAASAVPVMGTDPLRPGVALDAEDVGEEIRGPEVTGAVSAVSAVPAVRELLVDEQRRLIREALARPGGVVVEGRDIGTVVAPDAGLKVYLTASSQARAMRRSTQDREAGRESDVGRAHEDVSRRDALDSGRAVSPLRIAQDAVELDTTQLDVAGVLEQLWKMVESRGLFASAEGAR